In one window of Armatimonadota bacterium DNA:
- a CDS encoding DNA mismatch repair protein MutS — MTKARADNQLTPMLAQYQAIKREHADVILLFRLGDFYEMFGDDAKLAADILNLTLTSREVGKGRRIPMCGVPHHAVERYVARLIAAGHKAAICDQVEDASKARQLVKREVTRVLTPGTVVEDYLLDERRNNYLVAVVVSGTASHGDDASTRAASREWGLAAVDSSTGEFAVTQMRADRVEDSLLEEISRLSPAEVLLPAELAQDAAFTELMHNSTPTRITEFAEDDFGLDTPYQLLTRHFGTMSLQGFGCEDMPLAILAAGMALRYLQDNQKSALDQIRGITTYSLSHLMILDAATRRNLELTQSLRDGGRANSLLWLLDETATSMGARLLRRWLLSPLLDPAAIRGRLEAVQALRADALLRASVRDMLRSIQDLERVTGRAAAGTANARELVALRDSLSSLPKL, encoded by the coding sequence GTGACCAAAGCGCGCGCGGACAACCAGCTCACCCCCATGCTCGCCCAGTACCAGGCGATCAAGCGCGAGCACGCCGACGTTATCCTCCTCTTCCGCCTCGGCGACTTCTACGAGATGTTCGGCGACGACGCCAAACTCGCCGCCGACATCCTCAACCTTACGCTCACCTCCCGCGAAGTGGGCAAAGGCCGCCGTATTCCGATGTGCGGCGTTCCTCACCACGCCGTCGAGCGCTACGTCGCCCGCCTCATCGCGGCCGGCCACAAGGCCGCCATCTGCGACCAGGTGGAGGATGCGAGCAAAGCCCGCCAGCTCGTCAAGCGCGAAGTCACGCGCGTACTCACCCCCGGCACGGTGGTCGAGGACTACCTGCTCGACGAACGCCGCAACAACTACCTGGTCGCGGTCGTCGTGAGCGGTACGGCCTCGCACGGCGATGACGCGTCCACTCGCGCCGCGAGCCGCGAGTGGGGTCTCGCCGCCGTTGACTCCTCAACCGGCGAGTTCGCGGTGACCCAGATGCGCGCCGACCGCGTCGAGGATTCCCTGCTCGAGGAGATCTCGCGCCTCTCCCCGGCGGAAGTGCTGCTCCCCGCGGAACTCGCGCAGGACGCCGCCTTCACGGAACTGATGCACAATTCGACCCCGACCCGTATTACCGAGTTCGCCGAGGACGACTTCGGCCTCGACACGCCCTACCAGCTCCTCACGCGCCACTTCGGCACCATGTCACTGCAGGGCTTCGGCTGCGAGGACATGCCGCTCGCCATCCTCGCCGCCGGCATGGCCCTGCGCTACCTCCAGGATAACCAGAAATCCGCCCTCGACCAGATCCGCGGCATCACCACTTACTCGCTGTCGCACCTCATGATCCTCGATGCCGCGACGCGCCGCAACCTTGAGTTGACTCAGTCCCTGCGCGACGGCGGTCGCGCCAACAGCCTGCTGTGGCTGCTCGACGAAACCGCCACCTCCATGGGCGCGCGCCTGCTCCGGCGCTGGCTACTCTCGCCGCTGCTCGATCCCGCGGCGATCCGCGGGCGCCTCGAGGCGGTTCAGGCGCTTCGCGCTGATGCCTTGCTCCGCGCGAGCGTGCGCGATATGCTCCGTTCCATCCAGGACCTCGAGCGCGTCACCGGTCGCGCCGCCGCCGGCACCGCCAACGCGCGCGAACTCGTCGCGCTGCGCGACTCCCTGTCCAGCCTGCCCAAGCTC